Within Anopheles nili chromosome 3, idAnoNiliSN_F5_01, whole genome shotgun sequence, the genomic segment AACGCCAACCATCTGCCTACAGGCCCTATCGATGAGCAGTGCCAGCAAACGCGACATGTCCCTTGcgaggcgaacgaacgaacatcTCACGGCGTCAACTCACGCTAACCCTTACGGACCGCAGCTCTTAAGAGTGCCGTTCGACAAGAGCCAtcgtgaaaaataaagcaacgatcgggaaaaaagcaggcaaagaaaaacacacacgccagcTCCATTTCTTTGTTCTGCCCTTTACATCCGAGTGTTGTTTCCTGCAGGGGGCAACAACAATGCACTTGGCATTATTTTGTGGTGCGCGAGGACGGAAACAGTTCTATCATACCCGCCTTGGAGTTTACAGCAACGCGAAGGCCCCGATCATAACTTGTTATGGGACGTATTTTATACGCTACGGTCAGGAGACTCAtggtgggtttgtttgattgtgcGAGGAAAGACACCGTAACGGAAAAAGACAATTCACATTGAGTGGAGCATCGATTGGTTTGTGTGGacaattttattgcttccaGTTCCGGTTCAGTTACGTATGGGAGAACATTTCCATTACCTGATAGCAGCTGAGAACGAACGATATAACTTTTCTGAGCATGCACGTGAATGGTATTCGCTATAGAGTATCACAAACGCAGCTGAAGGGCTGGACGCAGAGGTTATTCATAACCAATGTGGCATCAATAAATTGCACTACTATACTTTCttgaaacattttcaaaacttTCGCTTCCCACTGAAAGGGTCAAATATCGGTCAAACGTCTGGCAATGGGTTTTCACTCCGAACGCCTATGCGAATGAtgtcacattttccaccgtggtAGCGAATGACGCAACCTTTTTGgttctcttttattttatttttttctctccccctctctctctctctctgtgccaTTCAATCGATCGGAGTTTTGCTATCTGCCCGGAACGGTCAACAAGAAAATGATCAATTGCCAGCGTGATAGCTGTCCATCCGTAGGCATCGCAATCGGCTAAAAATATCATAGCTCACCTTCGTCACCAgcaggcaccaggcgcctccatcgccaaGATCAGTTGACGGTGTGGGCGTGTACCTTTGACATTCGCTAATTTCCGCCATCATGATTGATTGTCTTTTCCCTTCGAAACTATTTCTGCTTTGATGAAATGTCGTTTAAGGCGTTACGAGATGATCACGGAACATTTGGCTCGCATAAATTGAGCTTTCCAACGCCATACGAAGTGTATTAGCCTTCATGTATTAcccaaaatgcaaatgcaattaACATTCTCCCAGTGTCATTCATTCTGATGCTAAGTAAAACAGATTTCTCGTTAAACCTTGTACTACAAATGATCTGAGCGTGACCGTGTAAGTTGTATTACGAGAAAAATCGCCCGAAGCACTCCCTAATCACTTTAGGTGaataatgaattttaattgcggtgattaaacaaatttaaaatgcGGCTCGCGTGTGAACCCCTTATCTATTTTACGAGCCAGCCACGATGCTACGACGTAAATGAGTCTCGTAAGAATTATATATTCATGTTACTTGTGTAAGCTAGTGACATTGTATGGACGTAGCACCAATTAGATTATGCATTAAGTGCCAATTAGATTCATGCATTCGTACATCATCTGAACTTATCTGTCTCTATCTAGTACACCTGCTTTTCTAATTACATCCTTCCGTTTGCCACATCCTTTTGCTATCGCATActgctctctctatctctttctcttgctttctctGTCCGTTTTTGcaatactctctctctctctctgtttcggTGTAAATTGTTGTGCCTAGATCGTGCAAACGTTTGATGCGCGAATCGATGTTGTTGTCCACCGGAAATCCTCGcagaatgaaggaaaaactaaTCGAAGccattttctctcttcccATATTTTTTCGACCGCCCATTTCGCATGGCCAACTGGCCGCTTGTTTTACTAACCCTgtaaacgaaaacgaacgcaaaacaacacacaaaaagttTCACCTTTTTCAGTGAATGGCGCGTGCATGCCGATGTACGGGCGCAAGTACGGGGAGCTGTGTAGGCACGATTCCGACTGCGAATCCGGGCTGGTGTGCGACATTTCCGCCCTAAGCGGGACCAACGTGTGCCGACCACCATCCATCGTGGCGAAGCAGTACGGGGAAGATTGCATCACTTCCAGCGACTGTGATATTACACGGTAAGTGGACCGAACGAAAGCTGAAAtaatgaggttttttttaacagaAAGGTTAACTAATTAGCTTCATAACAAAAGGAGCACGAAAGCTATATCTTCCTTCATGTATAAATAGCAAGAGAATAATAAATAACGCATTGCTCGAATTAATATGAAAAAGAGATCTTAAACTCACTAAGGCAGAATAACAATAAAGGAACTTCTGTGCCAGCTAAAGCACAATTAATTATAACCACCTTATGAACGTTTTAACATCAGACACAACATCCAGTAATCAACCTGCCCCGTGATGGGATAATCCCCTTGAGTAACAGATTAGCCGACAGATCACTTTGGTTGTACTATACCCGAGAAAACGCTACCATGGTCTCGTTTAGGAATGATGGAAACGTCGATAAACCAatcccaaaaaccggtcgacTGATCCGAATCGTTatccttcttcttttcttcttttgctcacCTCGCCCACCTACATGCATTGGCCTCACACCGCAGGGGATTGTGCTGTCAGGTGCAGAGAAGACATCGGCAAGTGCCTCGCAAGGTAaggggagttttcttttcaactcATCAAATCATTTTCCTCACCAAAGGAACCGTTGGGAGCCATTTCAATTAACCTCGATCACATCTCCTGAGGGGGTAGCCGCCCCTAATTGTTATATTTGCCATCCTTATGCAACCATTAACTCTTTTTCGTGTTCTTTCCCGCCCTTCCAAAGGTTTGCTCGTACTTCAAAGACCCACTGCTCTGCGTCGGAACGGTTGCCGCCGATCAGGTAAGCGTGCCGTCTGGCGGTGACGTATGGATGACGAACAGAATTTTATTCCCACCCGGCAACCACCGGGAACAGCCCTTGTGGCCATTAACCCCCCGAACcgttgctttctttcctcCCACCAAACGCTCAGGTGAAGCACCAGATCGAGCATACGGCCGGCGAGAAGCGCATCATCTACAGTAAGCACTAAACGTATCAGAACACAAAGCATGCGAACTCCGGACCCGGAAAAACCCCGGAAGGAAATGGGCggtgggaggggagggggggagttATCGCGTAATCTCTGGAATAGCTAATAAAGATCCTTCCAACACATCCCACGCACCACGTACGCATGCTGAAAGCGTGCAGAAAGTGATCCACTCTCTTGTGTTGTAGCGATTAGTGATTGGTTTTGCGTTAGGTTTGGTGAAAAAACCACCGCATCAGGACTGATTTTCCcctaatgaaagcaaaaaaaaacaaaaagaaatgaagcaaCATAACGACATAACTGAAGCTGAAAATTAACCATGCACTGGAATCGAGTTATCGGTTTGCCGGTGGGAGGTGggagaaaattaatcaaacaataTCAACTGAACTGTAGCAAGCCGAACGATGTGAGGGTGCATTAAGTAAGTAGCGATGAGCAGGAGGAACGAGAGAAAAGTACCTACATGCGAgggaaatgaaacaacattCAAACACATATCCAGCAGCAAGCAAGCCAGCTAGTGCATTTCAGACGAAATCTATCGGAACGAATACATATCAATGCGCACTTCAAAGGgcaattttacaattttatcgTATAACATTTTCCGCTCCCCGTTCTGGCGAGCCGGACGGGAAAGCAGAGCACATCAATGGCATGAGTTACACGATTAGTTAGTATCAATACGCACCTTTCGGCTCTTGTAAAAGCTATCCAAACCTCTGGCTCTCTCCGACGGAGACAACTGAATGAAAGCGATGGTTAAGGATTGTGCAAGTTCTGCCATTGCGGGTTGAAAAAGCAACTAAGCCGGAAGGGTGGTTAACGAAAATATATCACATGTTTTTATCAATCTTTCAACGTTCCACTGTGATTTGGCGCCGAGTGTACAGTCCACACAAGTTACGTAACGTAAATGTaatcttctcttctcttctcgaTAGTCCGCTAGCCACACACTTTTGCTCGTGGCGTATTTGCAGCTGTGTCATGCTCCATTCGTCCTAGTTGTTCAAACCCGTTGGCTTGTATGATAGCGCTTGAGAGGTGATATcgcgaagggaaagaaaaagtggaaaaaaaaaacaaaccaaaaatacACAACCAGGAAGCTAGCTTCACCGTTTTCGTCCATTACAACAAACAATTACTACCAATGCATAATATTGATTGAAAACAATACAATAACATAACCTTGCTGATATAATCGGTTCTTATGCAAACAATACATATCGTTATACatgaatataaatatatatatataaatatatacacatacatatatacatactATTACAAAACGTTATATCATGGAAAAGAGTATCAGCTAAGAAGTCAAATCCAAAACGTTGCAAACAATCCGCTCTAGTTTAAGAAAGTTGAGGGAAtgaacagacaaaaaaaccgCTGGTAGTAGTGTTGTAAGTTGGTAGAAGTGAATGAAAAACTTACTCccaggaaaaaaagcagaaaaaaagaacaaaataaaggaaaactatttgagaaaaaaaaacacacaacacctttACATAAATTCATACTGGCTGAGGcattttgaacttttaatcttctacacatacacacaattAATGTAAAGTTTCCACGGTGAGTTACAGTTCGCGAAGGCAGGCAGGCAAAAAGACCTACAGATGAGGGACGAGGACCTCCGAGGAGACCACAGACTGTGGGTCGCCCGGGAGGAGGGTAAAACGTAAATTTAAAGTTCCACTTgcacaaacgaacgatcgaagAAGTTATGGTTGAATTCGACGCTAAGAAAGTTAAAGGCAAGCAAACGCTGTTCATATTATGTATATCCtactaaaaaagaaaacccctctGTTCTACACGTTGTCGCAAAGGAGAATTCTTATGAAAAATTTCCCATCGGTACTCTCTTTCAACCGGATAGAGGACGGTACATCCCAAAGACAGTTGCACCTTCCTCGCCccgttctggtaccgggaccCCATTAATGGCGGTTTCATTTCCGATTGGCCAATGTGGTTCTCAagtgaaagagaagaagaaccTGCTAAAAATCAGCATACGCGTTTACTAAACATCATTCAGCTAGTGTCCGGTTGAGACAGCTCGTACAACACCAGCATTACGCCATCGATTACAAATATTTCCATTCGAAAACGacgcaaaaacgaaacgcggGCAACCGGAGCTGATTTCCGcccaatcgaaacgaaacggtccATTAAGGGGGCTCTAGGCCGAAACGCGCTAGCGAGTGGAGACCTTTATTTCTCGTTCAGGCTCGATCCGGTCAACACGTGCGTCCGTTCGTCCCCTTGTTGGACGCGTCCGTCCGCGGTACCGGGCACGTGTTATCGTGCCCGATCAGTCCATTCGGTTCGAACGGCATCGATTTCCCATCTCGATACCAAATTCCCACCAGAATCGGCACCAAGCGTGGACCCGGCTAGCGAAGGAGATACGCAACGGATGGCGCATCCGGATCGAGCCTGGCCAGCGAGCACCGCGATAAGGAAGCATCCTTAGACTATGATCATGAGTGAGCCCTTCGATTGAGACAATGGTTGAGATCAAACGACATATCAGTGTACAAATATACTACGCGCACGCAAGCATCCAGACTTTTGCAAAACTTACAAGAAGCTGTTTtaaggggaggaagaaaaataaaggatAATATGCCTAACAAACACGATACATATCAATACACCTACATGCAGAGCAAACGGGCCAGAGCATAACGGTaagaaaatgcaaatcaaaacTACGATTCTATTCGAACGGCTTACAAGCAAACGGacgcgaacaaaaaatccagGAATAGAGAAATACCAGCACAGTGCATACATATCAATAGCTAAGCTAAGACGTGACTAAAAAACGGTTTACACGAATCAGATTCTCGATAGAGAAATCCTGCTAACGAATGGCAACAATCCCTAAAAGACGTACTAACAGTGGCACATTGTGCCGGCGCTTTACGCACAATTCAATGCCCTATCTAATGTTCTTTCGAATTATCAGGGTTCCGATGATGTTAGGTTTGGAAATTTGAATCATATCCATAACTCATACTGTGGGGTCACGTTTACCCTCAGTTTCCTACCCACGCGATGCTATCAGGCCATTCGTTAGGTATCTTTCATTTGGTACCTTCTTGCATATCTAAGAAAAACTCTGCCTTCAAGACGAACAACGCTATCGTTTCGGCATGTTTCGTGCGTACAGCGCGGGCACACTGGCATTCCTTAAAAGAGATATAGAGttatgaaagaaacaaaacaaaaatgaaacaaatagaaaCTATATGTGTACATCTCTTCAACAACTCTTAGGGTGTTTATTTGGAATCATTCCGAAAatgcaaaccgaaaccgaaagacGAAGGGTTCCAAGCTTCCGATCGGTTCATTTACTCGCTTGGAGGAtgtttttcctcgaaaaaCCGGATAAATTCTATCAGCTCCTCCGTCATCTCGTTCAAATCGTCAATCGCAACGGCGATCGATTTGCGGTTGAATCTCTCAGCCTGCTGCGACACCGGGCGGTTGTAGCGCGGTGTCACACTTACGTTTTGCTGTGGTGTTTCGGGTACAGTGACCTGAAATTGAACCGACGGTGGAACTGGTAGCGGCGTTTTAAAAGAACTCGAAGCTGACACCTGAACTGATGGAGCACGCGGTGTGGCACGCCGGCTGGATAAGGTAGCACGGGGAACGGGCGTCTCTTGAGTTACTTCCTGTGGCGAAACCAACCGCGCCTTTTTAGGTGATGGCAACGAAAACAACCCCGGTGAGACAGTGTGGCTGAAGTCGAGATCCTTCGTCagatcgtcgtcatcatcatcgtccacTCGCAGCTCGTTTTCCTTGATTTCACCACTGTCGTTCAGCGAAAATGGCAGAAAAGTTCCACCGGTTTCCAGGTTGGTGATATCCATCGTATTCAAGCCGATCGCAACTGACGAGGTTTCGTTTGGCAGGCTGGAACCGGCGAGCTGGAGTGTTTCCACCGTGGTACTGCTGATTGGTCCATCACCCGATGCGCCACCATCGTTCGTTGTGTGTGGAAACGTCAGAGGAGTGCTTGTATTTGCCGAATACTTCGCTCTTCGCAAAACCGAAACTCGATTTCTTAACATTATTCTCGAAGCACCTTCACACAAACAGAATTTCGTGCATACGAACGTACGTGAAACAGAGTGGCGCAAGTTACACACGAGAGCTACTAAGGCTATTATAAATTCAAGCAGCTGTTACTAGGGGCAACGATACAAAGACAGCATGCTTCGATGTTTGACATCGTTGGTATGGAATTT encodes:
- the LOC128727154 gene encoding ITG-like peptide isoform X1 yields the protein MKSPALWMAIGAILLLGGSVNAWGGLFNRFSPEMLANMGYGSHGGSYRPQSFLQNEILDEEKQSPRYEPDECYPRACSANEYCCPGFICIIIDNVSPFSVNGACMPMYGRKYGELCRHDSDCESGLVCDISALSGTNVCRPPSIVAKQYGEDCITSSDCDITRGLCCQVQRRHRQVPRKVCSYFKDPLLCVGTVAADQVKHQIEHTAGEKRIIYSKH
- the LOC128727154 gene encoding prohormone-3 isoform X2, yielding MAIGAILLLGGSVNAWGGLFNRFSPEMLANMGYGSHGGSYRPQSFLQNEILDEEKQSPRYEPDECYPRACSANEYCCPGFICIIIDNVNGACMPMYGRKYGELCRHDSDCESGLVCDISALSGTNVCRPPSIVAKQYGEDCITSSDCDITRGLCCQVQRRHRQVPRKVCSYFKDPLLCVGTVAADQVKHQIEHTAGEKRIIYSKH